One part of the Aneurinibacillus sp. REN35 genome encodes these proteins:
- the folE gene encoding GTP cyclohydrolase I FolE, which produces MRAEAVKSSKTCTDPIEKHFYDIIHLIGEDPEREGLQETPKRIAKMYREIFSGLDEDPAEVLGKTFPAEGTNDIVIVQDIPFHSVCEHHFVPFFGKAHIGYIPNGRIVGLSKFARLVEILSRRPQVQERITNQIVDTLEKVIQPVGVIAVVEAEHMCMSMRGVKKPGSKTRTIARRGIFDKDNGVQEERFFRLLEKQ; this is translated from the coding sequence ATGCGCGCAGAAGCAGTTAAGTCCAGTAAAACATGTACCGACCCGATCGAAAAACACTTTTATGATATTATTCATCTTATCGGCGAAGACCCGGAACGCGAGGGATTACAGGAGACGCCGAAGCGCATCGCGAAGATGTACCGAGAGATTTTCAGCGGATTGGATGAGGACCCGGCTGAAGTATTGGGGAAGACATTCCCGGCAGAAGGCACCAACGACATCGTAATCGTACAAGATATTCCTTTTCACAGTGTATGTGAACACCATTTTGTTCCGTTTTTCGGGAAGGCGCATATCGGATACATTCCGAATGGGCGCATTGTCGGGCTAAGTAAATTTGCCCGTTTGGTTGAAATTTTATCACGACGTCCGCAAGTGCAGGAGCGCATTACCAATCAGATTGTCGATACACTTGAGAAAGTGATCCAACCGGTTGGCGTTATTGCTGTTGTGGAGGCTGAACACATGTGCATGAGCATGCGCGGAGTGAAGAAGCCTGGCAGCAAAACAAGAACAATTGCACGCCGCGGAATTTTTGATAAAGATAATGGTGTCCAGGAAGAACGCTTTTTCCGTTTGCTAGAGAAGCAATAG
- a CDS encoding Cof-type HAD-IIB family hydrolase: protein MAYKLAAIDIDGTLLNDDYKITEANKEALKAAEEEGVSIVLCSGRAPRSVTPLLEEIGIHGYYICHNGAVTSHSKTKEVLHEAGFLMDSVRNALNYCRKENIHTDFCTAFDMYTESLEREDVRTMYAKYLAQPTLLADALNIEDKLVKFTLFGTREQLDKAYTDLGLMNLPVRTLRSGPSYIDLIDQATSKGAALNNLAQHLNISLNDTIAIGNYYNDLDMIMMAGVGVAVGNAPQDVKDKANLVVASNNESGVAEALERLVLMNKQGV, encoded by the coding sequence ATGGCATATAAATTAGCTGCAATCGACATAGACGGTACATTATTAAATGATGATTATAAAATTACAGAAGCGAACAAGGAGGCGCTAAAGGCGGCAGAGGAAGAGGGTGTAAGCATCGTTCTTTGCTCAGGACGTGCTCCTCGCAGCGTAACTCCCCTGCTCGAAGAGATCGGAATTCATGGGTATTATATTTGTCATAATGGGGCTGTTACCTCGCACTCCAAAACAAAAGAAGTGCTTCATGAGGCGGGTTTTCTGATGGATTCAGTGAGAAATGCCCTGAATTACTGTCGGAAGGAAAATATTCATACTGATTTTTGTACGGCATTCGATATGTATACCGAGAGTTTAGAGCGTGAGGATGTACGGACAATGTACGCTAAATATTTGGCGCAGCCAACCCTCCTCGCTGATGCGCTCAATATAGAGGACAAGCTGGTGAAATTCACGTTGTTCGGTACGAGAGAACAACTGGATAAGGCATATACCGATTTGGGATTGATGAATCTTCCGGTTCGAACGCTTCGCAGCGGTCCTTCTTATATTGATTTGATTGACCAGGCAACATCCAAAGGAGCGGCACTCAACAATTTAGCGCAGCATCTCAACATCTCACTAAATGACACCATCGCGATTGGCAACTATTATAATGACTTAGACATGATTATGATGGCCGGAGTTGGTGTAGCGGTGGGGAATGCGCCGCAGGATGTGAAGGATAAGGCAAATCTTGTCGTAGCTTCTAACAATGAGAGCGGTGTGGCAGAAGCGCTGGAGCGTCTGGTGCTGATGAATAAGCAAGGTGTATAG
- a CDS encoding iron-sulfur cluster assembly accessory protein has product MLHITSTAHKEAKAQLTAPRRLSILGILEGGCGFMMRFSLVKGEVPDSSFHCFEQDGITYCLDKDILTMYPEAFTLDYVPNQGFRLYTNSQYMATHLSILDSVEQA; this is encoded by the coding sequence ATGCTGCACATTACATCTACAGCACATAAAGAGGCGAAAGCACAACTTACAGCGCCGCGGCGGCTGTCCATTCTCGGTATTTTAGAAGGGGGCTGCGGATTTATGATGCGCTTCTCTTTGGTCAAAGGCGAAGTACCTGACTCCTCGTTTCATTGTTTCGAACAGGATGGTATTACCTACTGCCTCGACAAAGACATTCTGACTATGTATCCGGAAGCCTTCACGCTTGACTACGTGCCAAACCAAGGATTCCGCTTATACACAAACAGTCAATATATGGCCACTCACTTATCCATTCTCGATTCGGTTGAACAGGCGTAA
- a CDS encoding YxcD family protein, with amino-acid sequence MEKLKLSEQDIVNALCLYVANKKQLNPQDVNIELMWDEEYGFSASAMENGRTQMLIQANMIEAIRFWLQHELNRDPFAASLELELDDDEGIIAFATYHR; translated from the coding sequence ATGGAGAAACTAAAACTTTCTGAACAAGATATCGTAAATGCACTATGCCTTTATGTGGCAAACAAAAAGCAGCTCAACCCACAGGATGTCAACATTGAACTCATGTGGGATGAAGAGTACGGATTTTCTGCTTCAGCTATGGAAAATGGCCGTACGCAAATGCTGATTCAAGCTAACATGATCGAGGCGATTCGCTTCTGGCTTCAGCATGAGCTTAACCGCGATCCGTTTGCAGCCAGTCTTGAGCTTGAACTTGATGATGACGAAG